One segment of Anser cygnoides isolate HZ-2024a breed goose chromosome 5, Taihu_goose_T2T_genome, whole genome shotgun sequence DNA contains the following:
- the LOC106038811 gene encoding ribonuclease inhibitor-like, translated as MDLDIQCEEMDPSRWAELLSTMKSCKSIRLDDCNLSSSNCKDLSSIINTNPSLTELKLNNNELGDAGIEYLCKGLLTPSCSLQKLWLQNCNLTSASCETLRSVLSAQPSLTELHVGDNKLGTAGVKVLCQGLMNPNCKLQKLQLEYCELTADIVEALNAALQTKPTLKELSLSNNTLGDTAVKQLCQGLVEASCNLELLHLENCGITSDSCRDISAVLSNKSSLIDLSVGDNKIGDSGLALLCQGLLHPNCKIQKLWLWDCDLTSASCKDLSRVLSTKETLLEVSLIDNNLRDSGMEMLCQALKDPKANLQELWIRECGLTTACCKAVSSVLSVNKHLKVLHIGENKLGDAGVELLCEGLLHPNCNIHSLWLGNCDLTAACCATLATLMVAKPCLTELDLSYNTLEDEGVRKLCEAVRNPNCKLQQLILYDIFWSSEVDDELRALEESKPEVKIIS; from the exons ATGGACCTTGACATCCAGTGTGAGGAGATGGACCCGTCTCGATGGGCTGAGCTTCTGTCTACCATGAAATCCTGCAAAAGCATCAG gCTGGATGACTGCAATCTCTCCAGCAGTAACTGTAAGGACCTCTCCTCTATCATCAATACGAACCCGTCCCTCACCGAGCTGAAGCTGAACAACAACGAGCTGGGAGATGCAGGCATCGAGTACCTGTGCAAAGGGCTGCTGACGCCCAGCTGTAGCCTGCAGAAGTTATG GCTGCAGAACTGCAACCTGACGAGCGCCAGCTGTGAGACTCTCCGCTCTGTCCTCAGCGCGCAGCCGTCGCTGACAGAGCTGCACGTGGGTGACAACAAGCTGGGAACTGCTGGAGTGAAGGTGCTGTGCCAAGGGCTGATGAACCCCAACTGTaagctgcagaagctgca GCTGGAGTATTGTGAACTCACGGCTGATATTGTGGAAGCTCTCAATGCTGCTCTGCAAACCAAGCCCACCCTGAAGGAGCTCAGCCTGAGCAACAACACGCTGGGAGATACAGCTGTAAAGCAGCTGTGCCAGGGGCTGGTGGAGGCAAGCTGCAACTTAGAGTTACTACA cctgGAAAACTGCGGAATAACCAGCGATAGTTGTCGGGACATCAGCGCGGTGCTGAGCAACAAGTCGTCGCTGATAGATCTGTCTGTGGGGGATAACAAGATCGGGGACTCCGGCCTGGCTCTGCTGTGCCAAGGACTGCTGCATCCAAACTGCAAAATCCAGAAGCTGTG GTTATGGGACTGCGATCTCACAAGCGCTAGCTGTAAAGACCTCTCCAGAGTCCTCAGTACAAAAGAGACCCTCCTGGAGGTCAGTCTGATAGACAATAACCTGAGAGACTCAGGAATGGAGATGCTGTGTCAGGCGCTCAAGGATCCCAAAGCTAACCTCCAGGAGCTATG gaTTAGAGAATGCGGGCTCACAACTGCATGCTGCAAGGCAGTCAGCTCTGTTCTCAGCGTGAACAAACACTTGAAAGTGCTGCACATTGGCGAGAACAAGCTGGGAGATGCAGGTGTTGAACTCCTGTGTGAAGGGCTGCTGCACCCCAACTGCAACATCCACTCCCTATG GCTGGGCAACTGCGATCTCACCGCAGCCTGCTGTGCCACGCTCGCCACCCTCATGGTTGCCAAGCCGTGCCTTACGGAGCTGGACCTGAGCTACAACACTCTGGAGGATGAAGGCGTGAGGAAGCTCTGCGAAGCCGTGAGGAATCCCAACTGCAAGCTGCAGCAGTTGAT TTTGTATGACATTTTCTGGAGTTCTGAAGTGGATGATGAACTAAGAGCCCTGGAAGAGTCCAAGCCTGAAGTGAAGATCATTTCATGA